Proteins from a single region of Vibrio sp. DW001:
- a CDS encoding PTS fructose-like transporter subunit IIB, giving the protein MNIAIITACPSGVANSIIAAGLLEKAAKSLDWIAKIECQSTVVQGETLTANDIAQSDVVIIAANTPIDTTRFIGKKVYQAEISKITEDTKAWLEKAVLEATELTSTDATTLSVPVSSPSTPKKIVAVTACPTGVAHTFMAAEALENEGKRLGHQIKVETRGSVGAKNQLTEQEIEEADLVIIAADIDVPLDRFNGKKLYKTKTGPALKKTKQEVEKAFAEATVYTQSNGTVIAKEEESKGIYQHLMTGVSHMLPVVVAGGLIIALSFVFGIEAFKEEGTLAAALMTIGGGSAFALMIPVLAGYIAFSIADRPGLAPGLVGGMLASSIGAGFLGGILAGFIAGYSAKFIADKLQLPRSMDALKPILIIPLVATLFTGLIMIYVVGGPVATVMAAMTEFLNNMGNANAIMLGIVLGCMMCFDLGGPVNKAAYTFGVGLLASETYAPMAAVMAAGMVPALGMGLATFLAKKKFNQSEREAGKASFVLGLCFISEGAIPFAARDPMRVIPCTMAGGAVAGALSMLAGCELMAPHGGLFVLFIPNAISSVLMYIIAITAGTAVTGFGYAFLKSRAEQTEQAVA; this is encoded by the coding sequence ATGAATATAGCTATTATTACAGCTTGTCCAAGTGGTGTTGCAAATAGCATCATTGCAGCAGGGCTACTTGAAAAAGCAGCGAAATCACTCGATTGGATTGCAAAAATTGAATGCCAATCTACCGTCGTGCAGGGAGAGACGCTTACTGCCAATGATATTGCGCAATCTGACGTTGTGATTATCGCCGCTAACACGCCAATTGATACTACACGCTTCATCGGAAAAAAAGTGTATCAAGCGGAGATCTCTAAAATCACTGAAGATACAAAAGCATGGTTAGAAAAAGCCGTTTTAGAGGCGACTGAATTAACCTCTACCGACGCAACGACACTTTCAGTACCCGTATCAAGCCCTAGTACTCCTAAGAAAATTGTCGCCGTTACTGCATGTCCAACAGGTGTTGCACATACTTTCATGGCAGCTGAAGCTTTAGAAAATGAAGGAAAGCGCCTTGGCCATCAAATTAAGGTAGAAACTCGCGGTAGCGTAGGGGCCAAAAACCAGCTTACTGAACAGGAAATCGAAGAGGCTGATTTGGTTATTATCGCAGCAGATATCGATGTACCTTTAGACCGCTTTAACGGTAAGAAACTCTATAAAACGAAAACAGGACCAGCCCTTAAAAAAACCAAGCAAGAAGTGGAAAAAGCGTTCGCTGAAGCAACGGTTTATACCCAATCTAATGGCACTGTCATCGCGAAAGAAGAAGAAAGCAAAGGCATATACCAACACCTGATGACCGGGGTCTCACATATGCTACCCGTCGTTGTGGCTGGTGGTTTGATTATCGCACTTTCATTTGTGTTTGGTATAGAAGCGTTTAAAGAAGAAGGTACTCTTGCTGCGGCACTGATGACAATAGGAGGCGGCTCCGCATTCGCACTTATGATTCCTGTGCTTGCAGGTTACATCGCTTTCTCTATCGCGGATCGTCCAGGCCTTGCACCCGGTCTTGTTGGCGGTATGTTAGCCAGCTCAATTGGTGCGGGTTTCTTAGGTGGTATCTTAGCGGGCTTTATCGCAGGTTACTCAGCTAAGTTTATCGCTGATAAACTGCAGCTTCCTCGATCAATGGATGCGTTAAAACCAATTCTTATTATTCCACTTGTCGCGACCTTATTCACTGGTCTGATAATGATCTATGTGGTTGGTGGCCCGGTTGCTACCGTCATGGCAGCGATGACTGAATTTCTTAACAACATGGGCAATGCCAATGCCATCATGCTAGGTATCGTTCTCGGTTGTATGATGTGTTTCGACCTTGGTGGTCCAGTCAACAAAGCCGCCTACACTTTTGGCGTTGGTTTATTGGCTTCAGAAACCTATGCACCTATGGCTGCTGTCATGGCTGCTGGTATGGTTCCTGCACTCGGTATGGGTTTAGCAACCTTCCTTGCTAAGAAGAAATTCAATCAGAGTGAGCGCGAAGCTGGTAAAGCGTCATTTGTATTGGGTTTATGCTTTATTTCTGAAGGTGCTATTCCGTTTGCCGCCCGTGATCCTATGCGCGTTATCCCTTGTACAATGGCTGGTGGAGCGGTTGCGGGTGCACTTTCAATGCTTGCTGGTTGCGAGTTAATGGCACCACACGGCGGTCTCTTCGTGCTGTTTATTCCAAATGCTATCTCTTCTGTACTCATGTACATTATCGCCATAACAGCAGGTACGGCAGTCACTGGGTTTGGTTATGCGTTTTTGAAAAGCCGCGCTGAACAAACAGAGCAAGCTGTTGCTTAA
- the pfkB gene encoding 1-phosphofructokinase — protein sequence MTTKKVVTVTLNPALDLTGSMGTLNVGNVSLVNQGSLHAAGKGVNVAKVLSDLGAEVTVTGFLGRDNQEMFCQLFEEIGATDKFVRVDGATRINVKLVEQSGEVSDINFPGVEVSEDDIEQFEQTLFELAKNHDYFVIAGSLPKGVSPDLCASWIQHLHDVGKKVLFDSSREALTAGINSNPWLIKPNDEELSEFVGRSLDTPVECQQAAQELADKGIDNIVVSMGSKGVLWLNQNEWLRSQPPKMTVVSTVGAGDTLVSGLCWGHMQNMQKPELLKFSTALSALAVAQVGVGVPSLEVLESLQKKIQITQLS from the coding sequence ATGACAACCAAAAAAGTCGTTACTGTCACGCTAAATCCGGCCTTGGATCTCACCGGTAGTATGGGAACGCTAAATGTAGGTAATGTGAGCCTCGTGAATCAAGGCTCATTACACGCTGCTGGTAAAGGCGTGAATGTTGCGAAAGTGCTTTCTGACTTGGGTGCGGAGGTTACCGTCACGGGATTTCTGGGTCGTGATAATCAGGAGATGTTCTGTCAATTATTTGAAGAGATCGGTGCTACCGACAAATTTGTGCGAGTAGATGGTGCAACGCGCATCAACGTAAAATTAGTCGAGCAATCTGGAGAAGTGAGTGATATCAACTTTCCGGGTGTTGAGGTCAGCGAAGATGACATCGAGCAATTTGAGCAGACGCTTTTTGAGTTGGCGAAGAACCACGATTATTTTGTTATCGCGGGTAGCTTGCCTAAAGGTGTATCACCCGATTTATGCGCCAGCTGGATACAACATCTGCATGACGTTGGTAAGAAAGTGCTGTTTGACAGCAGTCGTGAAGCACTTACCGCTGGTATCAATTCAAATCCATGGCTTATTAAACCTAACGACGAAGAGTTGTCCGAGTTTGTTGGTCGCTCTCTGGATACACCAGTTGAGTGTCAACAAGCTGCGCAAGAGCTTGCCGACAAAGGTATCGACAACATCGTTGTCTCTATGGGGTCCAAAGGGGTGTTGTGGCTTAACCAAAATGAATGGTTACGCTCTCAGCCACCAAAAATGACGGTAGTGAGTACGGTTGGTGCCGGCGATACATTGGTTTCCGGTCTTTGTTGGGGCCATATGCAAAACATGCAGAAACCAGAGTTATTGAAATTCTCTACCGCCCTCTCTGCATTAGCCGTCGCGCAAGTAGGTGTTGGTGTTCCAAGCCTAGAGGTGCTCGAATCCTTACAGAAAAAGATACAAATTACCCAGTTGAGCTAA
- the yjeH gene encoding L-methionine/branched-chain amino acid transporter: MGELKKEITLWSGVGQLSTTLLGTGLFMIPAIAAGIAGEASLWAWLILFVAIIPIALTFAALGKRFPSSGGTAYFVRKAFGPRMERSVGWLFLSVTPVGIPAGIALAGSFGKPLLPAPFDHTLIAELITIGLLIAVNLIGSKSSARIQTIVALAICALVSLFWLYGGVSTADIKMPVLTADSIFPIASALGVMFWCFVGIEAFAHMGEEFKNPETDFPIAIILGSLFAGVIYWSCSVVILKFHAYGTEALSSGSIPWISEQIFGSKGATLISLVGYFACFASLNLYVQSLSRMAYAIAKNSHPQTKMAVISKRGVPTIATLTITGILVICSFVGEVLSVDLEALVKLANGVFVLVYLLAMLSAYKLLTGMNKMLSLIALVITILVFACLGWASFYAIAVFALVHFARKDMQFSNYSR, encoded by the coding sequence ATGGGCGAGCTGAAAAAAGAAATTACGTTATGGTCTGGTGTCGGCCAATTATCTACCACCCTGTTGGGTACTGGCCTCTTTATGATACCCGCTATCGCAGCAGGTATCGCGGGTGAAGCATCACTATGGGCATGGCTGATTCTATTTGTCGCCATCATCCCTATCGCCCTGACCTTCGCAGCCCTTGGAAAGCGTTTTCCAAGTTCTGGTGGCACCGCTTATTTTGTCCGCAAAGCCTTTGGTCCACGAATGGAGCGTAGCGTTGGGTGGTTATTTTTAAGTGTTACGCCTGTTGGTATTCCCGCGGGTATTGCCTTAGCCGGTAGTTTTGGAAAACCGTTACTCCCTGCCCCTTTTGATCACACCCTCATCGCTGAACTTATCACCATCGGCTTATTGATTGCAGTAAACCTGATTGGTAGTAAATCGTCAGCCCGGATTCAAACGATTGTTGCTTTGGCTATCTGTGCACTTGTCTCTCTGTTCTGGCTCTATGGTGGTGTCAGTACCGCAGATATAAAAATGCCGGTTCTAACCGCCGATTCAATTTTTCCGATTGCATCTGCACTAGGCGTGATGTTCTGGTGTTTTGTCGGTATTGAAGCATTTGCGCATATGGGAGAGGAATTTAAAAATCCCGAAACTGATTTTCCTATCGCGATTATCTTGGGATCTCTCTTTGCTGGCGTGATCTATTGGAGTTGCTCTGTTGTCATTCTGAAGTTCCACGCTTACGGTACAGAAGCGCTTTCTTCTGGATCTATCCCTTGGATAAGTGAACAAATCTTTGGTAGCAAAGGGGCGACGCTTATTAGCCTTGTCGGATATTTTGCCTGCTTCGCTAGCCTTAATTTGTATGTGCAAAGCTTATCTAGAATGGCATACGCCATTGCTAAAAATAGCCACCCTCAGACCAAAATGGCGGTCATCTCTAAACGTGGCGTACCTACCATTGCTACTCTTACTATCACCGGAATTTTGGTTATCTGTTCATTCGTTGGAGAAGTTTTGAGTGTCGATCTAGAAGCTCTGGTTAAATTAGCCAACGGCGTATTTGTCCTGGTTTATTTACTTGCCATGTTATCGGCGTACAAACTTCTCACTGGCATGAACAAAATGCTCTCTCTCATTGCCCTAGTAATCACTATTCTCGTATTTGCATGTCTTGGTTGGGCTTCTTTCTATGCTATAGCTGTCTTTGCTTTGGTTCATTTTGCAAGAAAAGACATGCAATTTTCAAATTACAGCCGGTAG
- the fruB gene encoding fused PTS fructose transporter subunit IIA/HPr protein produces MLKLTTLDIELQQTAQDKNTAIRVLASDLAKKGLVEVEYVEGMLNREAQNTTFLGNGIAIPHGTTDTRHLVKSTGVAVHHFPQGVDWEDGNTVYIAIGIAAKSDEHLGILKQLTKALSADGVEEKLRDASSKQEIIALLNGDVQFTADFDESLILQDFPASDMIQLSAVAGGLLKNTHSVEASFIAELVSKKPTYLGKGLWLISSVTSVSRTAMSIVTVDPAFSFEGKPVNGLITFSVCNAAHQTMLDTVSELVFQQKQTTILQATKQELVSLFTQDDGEASAPTMSDNNAVFKIKNAHGLHARPGAMLVAEAKKFESIISVKNLDGDGKTVNAKSLMKVIGLGVMHGHSLAFSADGIDAGEAIKAIGIAIESGLGEG; encoded by the coding sequence ATGTTAAAACTGACGACGTTAGATATTGAGCTTCAACAAACCGCTCAAGACAAAAATACAGCCATTCGCGTATTAGCGAGCGACCTGGCAAAGAAAGGATTGGTGGAGGTTGAATATGTAGAAGGCATGCTGAATCGGGAAGCACAAAACACAACCTTCCTTGGAAACGGCATTGCGATACCTCATGGTACAACCGATACCCGTCATCTGGTGAAAAGCACTGGCGTCGCTGTCCATCACTTTCCCCAAGGCGTAGATTGGGAAGACGGTAACACGGTTTATATCGCAATAGGCATTGCCGCTAAATCTGACGAGCATTTAGGCATATTAAAGCAGCTGACTAAGGCTCTTTCTGCTGATGGTGTTGAAGAAAAACTCAGAGATGCTTCGTCAAAACAGGAGATCATCGCCCTATTAAATGGTGACGTTCAATTCACTGCAGACTTTGATGAATCTCTGATCTTACAAGACTTTCCTGCAAGCGACATGATTCAACTTTCTGCCGTCGCGGGTGGACTATTAAAAAATACCCATTCAGTTGAGGCGAGCTTCATCGCAGAGCTTGTTAGTAAAAAACCAACCTATCTAGGTAAAGGCTTATGGTTGATCAGCAGTGTTACCTCGGTTTCACGAACTGCAATGTCTATCGTTACTGTCGACCCCGCGTTTTCATTTGAAGGCAAACCCGTCAACGGACTCATTACTTTCTCCGTTTGCAATGCCGCTCACCAAACCATGCTCGATACGGTCAGTGAATTAGTATTCCAACAGAAGCAAACCACCATTCTTCAAGCCACTAAGCAAGAGTTGGTATCTCTATTCACACAAGATGATGGCGAAGCTTCTGCTCCCACGATGTCCGATAATAATGCTGTATTCAAGATAAAAAATGCCCACGGTTTACACGCTCGTCCAGGGGCAATGTTGGTGGCAGAAGCGAAGAAGTTCGAGTCAATTATCAGTGTTAAGAACCTTGATGGAGACGGAAAAACCGTCAACGCAAAAAGCTTAATGAAGGTGATTGGATTAGGCGTTATGCATGGACATTCATTGGCGTTCTCCGCGGATGGAATCGACGCTGGTGAAGCAATAAAAGCAATAGGCATCGCCATTGAGTCTGGCCTAGGTGAAGGGTAA